Proteins co-encoded in one Methanomassiliicoccales archaeon genomic window:
- the cobB gene encoding hydrogenobyrinic acid a,c-diamide synthase (glutamine-hydrolyzing): MASMDIPRITIAGERSSVGKSTITVGILLSLQRRGMIPQPFKAGPDFLDPMHHSILLERVSRNLDTWMFPQAVEEIFVRGSIGADISVIEGVMGLYDGYDGRSEEGSTAHLSKVLESPVILVLDASGSSRSIGAVALGFKQFDKDVNIAGVIFNHVGSQRHLEMLEDSLKGTESLGGIPRVDSIELESRHLGLVPAEEDLDRDKYERIRRTIEDNLDMDLLVDIARSADELEIFSPIEASGSEIKATIGVAMDEAFNFYYQDNFDLLQRRGAEIVYFSPLHDNLPDVDGLYFGGGYPEIFAANLEKNKDLRRDVKRMSSDGMPIYAECGGMMYLCHSVTDMEGNERGMVGVFDAKVEMTKQLQALGYVEVEVLKDTPISPAGGSSRGHVFHFSRVVECNETEFAYRLHKNKGIDGRMDGFISGNTLSAYTHLHFASCPNFASYFVDSCAKYRRS; this comes from the coding sequence TTGGCTAGCATGGACATTCCAAGGATCACCATCGCAGGTGAACGGAGCAGTGTTGGGAAATCCACCATCACAGTGGGCATACTCCTCTCACTCCAGAGAAGAGGTATGATACCCCAACCATTCAAAGCAGGACCCGATTTCTTGGACCCAATGCATCATTCAATTCTATTGGAAAGAGTGTCCAGGAATCTGGATACCTGGATGTTCCCCCAGGCCGTCGAGGAAATATTCGTCCGCGGTTCGATTGGGGCCGACATCTCTGTGATAGAGGGGGTTATGGGGCTATATGATGGATATGACGGACGCTCCGAGGAAGGATCTACAGCCCATCTATCCAAGGTGCTTGAGTCCCCGGTCATACTGGTCCTTGATGCTTCGGGCTCGTCGAGAAGCATCGGTGCGGTAGCCCTGGGATTCAAGCAGTTCGACAAGGATGTTAACATCGCAGGTGTGATCTTCAACCACGTGGGGAGCCAAAGGCATCTGGAGATGCTTGAGGACTCATTGAAGGGGACAGAATCACTGGGCGGGATCCCACGAGTCGATTCTATCGAATTGGAAAGTAGACACCTCGGACTCGTTCCAGCCGAAGAGGATCTCGACCGCGATAAGTATGAGAGGATAAGACGGACGATCGAGGACAATCTTGACATGGATCTACTTGTGGACATCGCTAGATCCGCCGATGAATTGGAAATATTTTCTCCCATTGAGGCGAGTGGAAGCGAAATTAAGGCCACCATAGGAGTCGCCATGGACGAGGCCTTCAACTTCTACTATCAAGATAACTTTGATCTGCTGCAAAGGAGAGGAGCAGAGATAGTCTACTTCTCACCCCTCCATGATAACCTTCCGGATGTTGACGGTCTCTATTTTGGAGGAGGGTATCCCGAGATCTTCGCCGCAAATCTTGAGAAGAACAAGGATCTGAGGAGAGATGTGAAACGAATGTCATCGGATGGAATGCCCATTTATGCCGAGTGCGGAGGAATGATGTATCTCTGCCATTCAGTCACCGATATGGAGGGCAATGAACGAGGGATGGTGGGAGTGTTCGACGCCAAAGTGGAGATGACTAAGCAACTCCAGGCACTGGGTTATGTTGAGGTGGAGGTCCTCAAAGACACCCCAATATCGCCAGCCGGCGGAAGTTCTCGAGGTCATGTCTTCCACTTCTCTCGTGTAGTGGAATGCAACGAGACCGAATTCGCCTATCGCCTTCACAAGAACAAGGGAATTGATGGAAGAATGGATGGATTCATCTCAGGAAATACCCTTTCGGCCTATACCCATCTTCACTTTGCCTCGTGTCCCAATTTTGCCAGCTACTTCGTGGATTCATGTGCTAAATACCGGAGGTCGTGA
- a CDS encoding cobyric acid synthase, which produces MPDENIDPQKIDFDNIVEEEVRRGQIGPNLECAYYPCHFPGLDCSLCFCPFYPCEDDDLGEFVESKRGGLVWSCSKCLWIHRGSVARESIPLLQDSDIRASREELESIRSEIERRHPKRARSLMVLGATSGAGKSLTVAALCRIFSNLGYDVSPFKSQNMSLNSMVTPEGEEIARIQVLQAMAARKEPNAHMNPILVKPKGDRTSQIIVEGRPYKDIDVEDYYNDFTLTEGVEIIRRSFDFLSRSNDIVVGEGAGSPAEINIYDVEIANMKTAEIMGAACILVVNIEWGGSFAHILGTLGLLKEEHRRMFKGVIINNMRGHPDLLREGIVKIEKLTGVPVLGVVPHVDLYLPDEDSMGLSSMRKEGSNIDIGVIRLPMISNYTDFDALGLEKDVSVIFIDKPKDLQKVNAIIIPGSKNSVADLIWMKKTGLFDTIRELEGKVPILGICGGFQIMGMRILDPESLEGQAGPEVEGLELLDCETRFDAYDKRTVQVNGQLLVDGSLGAVKGYEIHMGKTDIGDCSPLFQIEENGELRPEGAVSRDKMCMGTYLHGLFDLPSFRRFFLELVTKSERDGDIEDHDRLVEENLDKLAEAVQNNIEMDVLLKILKL; this is translated from the coding sequence TTGCCAGATGAGAATATCGATCCTCAGAAAATTGACTTCGATAATATTGTGGAAGAGGAGGTACGCAGGGGTCAGATCGGTCCGAATCTAGAATGCGCCTACTATCCATGTCACTTTCCGGGTCTGGACTGCAGCCTCTGCTTCTGCCCATTCTATCCCTGCGAGGATGATGACCTGGGAGAATTCGTCGAATCAAAAAGGGGTGGTTTGGTATGGAGTTGTTCCAAATGCCTTTGGATACACAGAGGTTCGGTAGCGAGGGAGTCTATCCCCCTACTCCAAGATAGTGATATCAGGGCTTCGAGGGAAGAGCTGGAATCCATAAGATCCGAGATCGAGAGAAGACATCCCAAGCGGGCAAGGTCACTGATGGTACTGGGGGCAACATCGGGTGCAGGTAAATCCTTGACCGTGGCAGCCCTTTGCAGGATCTTCTCAAACCTTGGATACGATGTCTCACCCTTCAAATCCCAGAATATGTCCTTGAACTCCATGGTCACCCCTGAGGGGGAGGAGATAGCCCGCATTCAGGTACTCCAGGCAATGGCGGCAAGGAAGGAACCCAATGCTCACATGAACCCCATATTAGTGAAGCCGAAGGGAGACAGAACTTCTCAGATCATTGTAGAAGGTAGACCCTACAAGGATATTGATGTAGAAGATTACTACAACGATTTCACTCTGACCGAAGGCGTGGAGATTATTCGCCGCAGCTTTGATTTTCTATCGCGTTCGAACGACATCGTGGTCGGCGAGGGCGCAGGGAGCCCAGCCGAGATAAACATCTACGATGTGGAGATAGCCAACATGAAGACCGCGGAAATCATGGGTGCGGCCTGCATTCTTGTTGTGAACATCGAATGGGGAGGATCATTCGCCCACATTCTTGGCACACTCGGCCTTCTGAAGGAAGAGCATAGGAGGATGTTCAAAGGGGTCATAATCAATAACATGAGGGGGCATCCTGACCTCCTGAGGGAAGGTATAGTCAAGATCGAGAAGCTCACTGGAGTACCGGTGTTGGGAGTTGTTCCCCACGTTGATCTTTACCTTCCTGATGAGGACTCCATGGGGCTCTCCTCGATGAGAAAGGAAGGTTCCAATATCGACATTGGTGTAATCCGCTTACCCATGATATCGAACTATACCGACTTCGATGCTCTTGGTTTGGAAAAGGATGTGTCAGTCATATTTATTGACAAACCCAAGGACCTTCAGAAAGTCAACGCGATAATCATTCCTGGAAGCAAGAACTCGGTGGCTGACCTGATATGGATGAAGAAGACGGGACTCTTCGATACAATCAGGGAACTTGAGGGAAAGGTCCCGATACTGGGAATTTGCGGAGGTTTCCAGATCATGGGAATGAGAATACTCGACCCCGAAAGCCTTGAAGGGCAAGCTGGGCCAGAGGTAGAGGGCCTTGAACTTCTCGATTGTGAGACTCGGTTCGATGCCTATGACAAGCGCACTGTCCAGGTCAATGGCCAGCTACTCGTGGACGGGAGTCTAGGTGCGGTCAAGGGATACGAGATACATATGGGAAAGACCGATATTGGAGATTGTTCTCCGCTGTTCCAGATCGAAGAGAACGGCGAATTAAGACCAGAGGGAGCAGTTTCCAGGGACAAGATGTGCATGGGCACCTACTTGCATGGACTCTTTGACCTCCCATCCTTCAGAAGGTTCTTCCTGGAACTGGTAACGAAATCCGAGCGTGATGGAGATATCGAAGATCATGACAGGCTTGTCGAAGAGAACCTAGATAAGCTTGCAGAAGCGGTCCAGAATAACATTGAAATGGATGTTCTCCTCAAAATATTGAAGCTTTAG